Sequence from the uncultured Bacteroides sp. genome:
CCTGAATTGGATTCAGAACTCCGTTTTTGAAGGTGAGATATCCGAGGCTCGACTACACGAAATGCTTATTTTTGCCAAGAAGTTTATGAAAGAAGAGGAGGATAGTATCATCATTTTTAAAGGAAGAGACGTTACGTGGACAGAGAAACAAATTGTTGGGAAAGAACGTAGTAGCATTGATATTTTCTTATAGACAGTTGTCTGTCTGCCTCTAAAAGATTTATTTATTCTTTGAATAATATTAATTAGTTCTTTGACTTATTGAAAATCAGCTATTTATCATATATGTCGATCACCAGGGATTTTTATATAATTGGTGATCGACATTTTTTTGAAAGAAAATTACTATTTTTGCATTAGTTATTCGATTGATATTCAATGCCAAACTTTGTGTCGATCGAAGGCTATTAATCGTACCTTATGGAATTGAAATCTTAAATGATGAGGTTTTAAAGGCTAATGAAGCTTTCTATTAATCGTACCTTATGGAATTGAAATATGTCTGAATATGTTCTTGCTAATAAAGCGCATGATCTATTAATCGTACCTTATGGAATTGAAATCATCTTTTTATTTCTTTTGCGTTTATTGTTTCGCCAACTATTAATCGTACCTTATGGAATTGAAATCAGTGTTTAATGCAACTGATAACCCTATCATAGTAGCTATTAATCGTACCTTATGGAATTGAAATACGAAAGCGATTTTGTCCTTAAGCGTATCAATAGCGCTATTAATCGTACCTTATGGAATTGAAATAGCAGACGCAACGCAATCTGACGGTTTGCAAACCTTTCTATTAATCGTACCTTATGGAATTGAAATTACAGATAAGCCTTTGCGGTTAGAATATCCGCATTCTATTAATCGTACCTTATGGAATTGAAATATAATACTACCTTTGGAATATGGATATCTAAGCATCCTATTAATCGTACCTTATGGAATTGAAATTCTCAAATTAAGGCTCTTACTCCATTGCTTATTCGTCTATTAATCGTACCTTATGGAATTGAAATCATATATTTAAATAGTTAAACAGATTCATTTTCATCTATTAATCGTACCTTATGGAATTGAAATTTCTAAATTGCATATTATGAATAAAATATTTATAAGAGCTATTAATCGTACCTTATGGAATTGAAATCGGATTCTCTGTTGCTAATACTGCGGAACGTTTGTCTATTAATCGTACCTTATGGAATTGAAATATAGTCATTCTTTGAGGAGCATCATATTCTCCTGTCTATTAATCGTACCTTATGGAATTGAAATTTAATTAACAACATAATAATAATTTTTAAATTGAAGCTATTAATCGTACCTTATGGAATTGAAATTATGTATCGAAATACGTATCTTGCGATTCTCGCTGTCCTATTAATCGTACCTTATGGAATTGAAATTAATTATACCCTGCCATTAGGGCACGCAACCAATCCTATTAATCGTACCTTATGGAATTGAAATAAATAAATATCTAAATTAGCTATCTTAGATACAGATCTATTAATCGTACCTTATGGAATTGAAATAAAGATATGGATTTTGGTTGCTCAATCCATTCCCTACTATTAATCGTACCTTATGGAATTGAAATTAAACATAAAAACTATTATATATGAAAATCTCTAAACTATTAATCGTACCTTATGGAATTGAAATACAAGCTGAAAAATCTATTAAACAAAAGGATAATGATCTATTAATCGTACCTTATGGAATTGAAATATATTAACGCTATAACATTTTTTATCTAGTTTATCTATTAATCGTACCTTATGGAATTGAAATTTATAAATATGCTCGCAAAGCATGTCCTTGTTTTGCTATTAATCGTACCTTATGGAATTGAAATCGTACAGAATAATCATCTATAAATTGGGCAACAGACCTATTAATCGTACCTTATGGAATTGAAATTACTTAACAACTTTAACTCCTCCGTATCCACCTTTCTATTAATCGTACCTTATGGAATTGAAATCCGTCTTGCCCATCTCCAAAAAGGATACCTCTTTCTATTAATCGTACCTTATGGAATTGAAATGTCTGGACAACCTCTAAGTGCTTGGGCTTCTCCTCGCTATTAATCGTACCTTATGGAATTGAAATATATATACAATAGTACGTTTAACACCCGTAGTACGCTATTAATCGTACCTTATGGAATTGAAATTGTTGAACCTGTTAATGCTTTAGCTACTTCAATTGGTCTATTAATCGTACCTTATGGAATTGAAATTCAATCCATGATTGTGTCTTTTTTGCCTTTTCCGAACTATTAATCGTACCTTATGGAATTGAAATCGCTGTACAAGGAAGAAGTAATAGCCTTACAAGCTTCTATTAATCGTACCTTATGGAATTGAAATACTTTTGAACCTAATTATGGAATAATTTCTCCAATCTATTAATCGTACCTTATGGAATTGAAATTTCAAAAGGATGATATAACTGTTACGGAATATGCCTATTAATCGTACCTTATGGAATTGAAATCCAAATGCATCCCATGCATCAGTACCGTTTGCGATCTATTAATCGTACCTTATGGAATTGAAATATCTTATGAAAATGTTGGTAATTCTAAAGATGCTAACTATTAATCGTACCTTATGGAATTGAAATCTTCCAATATATGTTTTTTCCGTTGTTCCTTGCAACCTATTAATCGTACCTTATGGAATTGAAATAAATGAACCTTCTGCTTATAATATTGATAATTATCTATTAATCGTACCTTATGGAATTGAAATCGAAGTAAATCAGACTCAATTAACATAGATTCAACCTATTAATCGTACCTTATGGAATTGAAATAGACGTTGTAACCACATAGAACGATAAGTAGATTTACTATTAATCGTACCTTATGGAATTGAAATTAAGTTAAAGTGAAGAACAGAACAGACTTAGACTGACTATTAATCGTACCTTATGGAATTGAAATATCCTTTTAGATTGCTTGCTTATCAATACGTTTATACTATTAATCGTACCTTATGGAATTGAAATCAATCTCGTACTAAATACAATAATACTAATATTGACTATTAATCGTACCTTATGGAATTGAAATTAGGATATCTATCTTTTTTAATAGGTTTATTATTACTATTAATCGTACCTTATGGAATTGAAATCATAAGAAAGAGCATTGCTAAGGTTATCAGAGGAGACTATTAATCGTACCTTATGGAATTGAAATAGATAACGGGCTTGATAGCCAGATACAGCATTAAGAACTATTAATCGTACCTTATGGAATTGAAATATTATTAGCAATAGTAGATATTACTAATTTATTTCTATTAATCGTACCTTATGGAATTGAAATCCATTATTCGTCACCAATACATCTCCAAGTCGCTTTCTATTAATCGTACCTTATGGAATTGAAATTCAAATAATTCTTGTTTTACATCTGATATATCATTTGCTATTAATCGTACCTTATGGAATTGAAATAAATATATTGCAATCTCGATTCTCTTCTGCTGGTCAAGCTATTAATCGTACCTTATGGAATTGAAATCTTAATAAAATTGCCTCTGATATAACACTAAATTATCTATTAATCGTACCTTATGGAATTGAAATTTACGATTAAACTTCATATTGAAATCATCAACACCTATTAATCGTACCTTATGGAATTGAAATTCGGTTACTCCGTAAGGGTAACAATCCTCTTGACCTCTATTAATCGTACCTTATGGAATTGAAATTACATGCAACCCATCATAGTAGAATTACGGATTGAACTATTAATCGTACCTTATGGAATTGAAATATAGTTCGTTAATACCTATTTCTTTCATTATAATTTCTATTAATCGTACCTTATGGAATTGAAATGCGTTTGTCTTTGCGGTATTAGCGGCGGTGGCAGCCTATTAATCGTACCTTATGGAATTGAAATCAGATAAGACTACTAAAGGATGAAATGGCAAAGATGGCTATTAATCGTACCTTATGGAATTGAAATGTAATAGCCATGAATGCTCCGTCTGAAGTTAATACTATTAATCGTACCTTATGGAATTGAAATGTATTACCGTATAAATTATATACACGTTTAACTTGCTATTAATCGTACCTTATGGAATTGAAATATGGTGTGCATTATTTGGTAATAATTTGCAAGAAGCTATTAATCGTACCTTATGGAATTGAAATCTTGTTATCTGATTCTTATATAAAATATGGTATATCCCTATTAATCGTACCTTATGGAATTGAAATTGTTGAGCCTGTTACTGCACTTGCTAATTCTATTGCTATTAATCGTACCTTATGGAATTGAAATTTTAAAAAATCAAATGTATGAAACATCAAAATCAGCCTATTAATCGTACCTTATGGAATTGAAATATGCATAACACTTGGTTGGAGCGTTCTGAATTTGAGCTATTAATCGTACCTTATGGAATTGAAATGAGATAAGTAATTACATAGATATTAATCCGACTATCTATTAATCGTACCTTATGGAATTGAAATAAGAAATGAACTAACAGATACAACATCAACAGGAGACTATTAATCGTACCTTATGGAATTGAAATGTAATGCCGTACCCTGATAAAGTTGTTGGCTTATCTATTAATCGTACCTTATGGAATTGAAATGTTAGTACGCCAAATGTTTGATAAGCTACAGGTTTACTATTAATCGTACCTTATGGAATTGAAATAAAAGATTGACACCAATTGCAGGGCGACGGGAGCTCTATTAATCGTACCTTATGGAATTGAAATTTCTCATGAAGGTAGAGGTATAATAAAGTATTTTTACTATTAATCGTACCTTATGGAATTGAAATATTCGATGCGCTTGTTTCCTTCTGTTACAATATCGGGCTATTAATCGTACCTTATGGAATTGAAATTATGTAAAATATGGTATATCTTGTAATCGTTCTTCCTATTAATCGTACCTTATGGAATTGAAATTGTTTACAAGATGACAAACAATCAGCTTCGTCCGCCTATTAATCGTACCTTATGGAATTGAAATTAATAACTACCATCAACGTGGTTAGGTGGTATTGTTACTATTAATCGTACCTTATGGAATTGAAATAGCAATCCTGAAATAAAGAGGAAGCCTAATCCAAAACTATTAATCGTACCTTATGGAATTGAAATCCATATTGGAAGCCAAGAGCTGAGGAATAATACCAACTATTAATCGTACCTTATGGAATTGAAATTTGAAAAAGCAGTTTGATATAATGTAAGCCTTCGGTGAAATGTATCTTTTATCCTAATTGCTTTCTTTTTATTTTTGCCTAAAAACAAAGCATTATGATGACAAAAGAAGAAATAGCTTCCATAGTCCTTTATTGCAAAAATAATAATGTAAGCTTTAAGGACCGTTTAAGAGAATTAGGAATAACACCATGGCGTTTTTATGAGGCAAAAAGCAAGTATGCAAAAAACAATAATAATGAGTTATTAGAAATAGGGAATAAAGGTAATTTCATACCTTGTCCTGATCTTACCAGAAAATGTTCTCATGTGAAAAGAGCCCAAGATGAAAAAGTATGTAGTAATATAAATATTGAATTACAATCTGCAAACGGCACCATCATGAGAATACATGGCGAGCTTAACAACTCTCAACTCGAAAGTATCATCTTATCAGCCATAAATCATGTTTAGCCTCGGTGACAGTAACCGTTATCTGTTGTTCAGTGAACCGACGGATATGAGAAAGAGTTTCCATACATTAAGCGGACTTGTGACCAATATCATGGGTACAAATCCCCATAATGGTGATGTTTTTATTTTTATAAACAAGCATCGTAACCGCATCAAACTCCTTCATTGGGAACCAGGAGGTATGGTAATATACAGTAAAATGCTTGAAAGAGGAACCTTTGCACTTCCTGACCTGTCTTCTGTCACCTCTTCATCATATATCATGCAATGGCGTGATCTCGTGCTCTTGGTTGAAGGAATTATGGAAAAGGCAGATAGTCGTCAGAATCGTCTCATGCATCTGAGAAATATGCAGTTATAGTAGCAATTATATTTACATAAATTTGTCTAATTAGCTGATTATCATTATATTTGTTCCATATTAGAACACGATAATGACAGAAGCGGAAGTAATAGCCCTACAGCAAGAGAATGAACGTCTGAAGAACTTGGTAAACAGCCTTGAAAGTCAGCTTGCGTGGCTCCGTAAGAAAGTTTTTGGCAGTATGAGCGAGAAACACCTTCCGCTTAATCCTGATGAGCTTCAACTGAATTTGTTTCCCGAGCAGATGAGTGACGATCAGAAGGCAAGGCTTGAAGCTGAAGTCTCTGCAGAACAGAAGAACATAGACAAGATTATAGGTCGAACAAAGGAGAAACCTTCCAGAAAACCTCTTGATACATCCAAACTGCCAGTCAGGGAAGAGCATATATATCCGCAAGGAATAAACGCAGATGAATACAGTGAACTTACTCCTGAAATAAGCGATTCTCTTGAAAGAATACCAGCAATGGTATACATCAGAAGAATAATACGCCATAAGTATGTACTCAAATCTGATATACAGATAAAAAGTCCCGAAAGGAAAGCCTTTGAAATCGCTCCTATGCCGTTAGCTCCTGTTGACAAGTGCATTGCAGGCGCATCTGTCCTGACAGATATCATACTTGACAAGTTCATGTATCACCTTCCCTTTTACAGGGTCATTCAAAAGTACCGTGAAAGTTGCATTGTCTTCAATGACTCTACCATGAATGGTTGGTTCAGTGCCACATGCGAAAGGATAAAGCCACTGTATGACATTTTAAAGTCAGAGATACTCTCAAGTGAATATATCCAGGTTGATGAGAGTACGATTCCTGTGATTGACAATGAAAAACATCGTACGGTAAAGGGCTATATGTGGTGCGTGAGAGACGCATTGCATGGATCG
This genomic interval carries:
- the cas2 gene encoding CRISPR-associated endonuclease Cas2, which gives rise to MYVVLVYDFGEKRVAKMLKLCRKYLNWIQNSVFEGEISEARLHEMLIFAKKFMKEEEDSIIIFKGRDVTWTEKQIVGKERSSIDIFL
- the tnpB gene encoding IS66 family insertion sequence element accessory protein TnpB (TnpB, as the term is used for proteins encoded by IS66 family insertion elements, is considered an accessory protein, since TnpC, encoded by a neighboring gene, is a DDE family transposase.) — protein: MFSLGDSNRYLLFSEPTDMRKSFHTLSGLVTNIMGTNPHNGDVFIFINKHRNRIKLLHWEPGGMVIYSKMLERGTFALPDLSSVTSSSYIMQWRDLVLLVEGIMEKADSRQNRLMHLRNMQL